Part of the Triticum urartu cultivar G1812 chromosome 2, Tu2.1, whole genome shotgun sequence genome, ctttattgtatagagtaggtttgttcttaattcctactattTACTACCATCATTCGCTATATGAAAAAATCTGATGTAGTCGACCGGGCCGAAACATTCGCCTCTAACGAGCCTggtttttagcgggccacaattgggccaGTTTGCAACTTTCTTGGGCCTGAATGGCCATTAGGGCCTTCACACTTTGCGCCAGGCCCACAACTTACTCCGGCCTATATTCAGCCCAAATTTTTGTTGGGCCTTTTGTGGACCCAACGCTTAGTTTGGCCCATGTAGctttgggccattaacaggctgaatattctGTTGGCCTGTTACGGCCGAGAAGAAACCATGGGCCATTAGCAGGCCGAAATGCATGTTGGgtctcaattttcactagtcgtcgatgGGCCTTCAGCAAGCTGAAATGTAGACCGGGCCTTTTTGACCTATTTATATGACGGGTCGTTACCAGGCCAAAACATATCTCAGGCCTTAGTTGgtccactgatatcatgggcctttaagaggctgAAAGCTTAGTACAGGCATCAATGGGCCTAATTATacgacaggcctttaacaggcccaaagtcacatTGGGCTAAACTATTGCTACTTTTATCGCGGGCAGTTAGTGGGCTGGATGTCGCTCGgaccacatatggcccatgggcagcacgggccattcccaggccgaaagacacaccaggctgaaatgggcccatgtctacatcgggcCTCTAACAGGCTGAAAGTCACTAGGCCGTAATTGGACTcaaatattcggcgaacaattaacgggctaGATCTGGCTTTGGGCCGTAAATGGGCCATGTTTAAACAggccgttattgggctggcccactattATGTGAATAAGTACTACGGGCCTTCGACTGGGCCAAccttttaacctatatgggcctctgttgggccctgccacgtgtcgatgtatcataggcatgtctccttCAATGGACGGACGACATCTAGCCCACCGaggagccgacacgtgtttcctccagccaatgatgattttacacgtggaaaatgcCCATTGGTCCgagctgttaacgggttatcagatccaaactagaacccgatagcttaacggctaCCCTTTAcagtggatgccatgtgtcggccacccttgacgaaagcacttctatgatgtgcgatttatcatcatggaagtggacactttcgtgatgataattttggtaatgtcatggaacacttctatgacaacacatgtatgactatcttgattctgtcataaaatcgacatggatgtacatgcatgacaaaaaatgtgacctactgtgacaaacacatatcatcacgtaagtgtatttttttgtattGTGAGTTGTGCATTGTCTtgaaaaaacaaacataacttgggCTGCTGATGTTATAGACAAGCTAGGCTGGGAGGCCTAGAGGCCGCTTGATACCTGTTGGATCCAAAAAAAGTTAAACATGTCGTGGGCTGCTCATGTTAAACAACAAAACCTAGGCCATGGACCTGGTGGGCCCGGGACTGTCAGCCTCTCGACAAACAGTCGTCTCCCGATTCCTCTTGTTTTGCTGACTATGTTGGGAACAAAGACAGCGGCGCCGCGgcgagagcaccaaggcgatTGACAACGTCGAGACCTCGGACCGAACGAACCGGAGCGGGGGAAgacgcaggcggaggggagtacaatTGTTGACTTGTTCGGGTGCAAGGAGGGCCGGtggagccgccgccgccagacattgtgtgggagtagagggatggcctggacAACGCCATAGGCTTTGATAGGTCACCGAGGCATGCGCGGCAGCACCGCCAGCCGCTGTATAGGAAGAGGACGAAAGATTGAACAAAAAAAGAATACAAATGGATAGGTGGTTGGTCCTAGATGTCTGTGTAcaagacctgctgggtccacctgagaaggggaatatgttgggaggaaggagattcaaagcacggcagcccagtgaactagTTACATACAAGTAAATAGCCACTAAAAATAGGTTAATGGGTACTTAGacgaaatatttcggacaaaacagataattacgacacataggctaatgcatgaaacactcagatgataaaaggtgcttaaacagataaagtacatcatctagaccttcctggcacgcttgatcatgacgctgcggctgtccgtgtactcgtcagTTACGGGAAGCAAACATGCTCTCATGTCCAAGATCCGCTTGTACATGTCGTAGTATGCGTATGCATCCTTGGTCGCGTAGGTTATATAGGCTacattcagaggtacctcccacgtgttcaggtcctTGCTATCGTTGTCTTCTTTCATCTTAGCGTagcaggggtcgatgatggtctcggCGAGGTCAACCATGGAGTCCTTCTCCTGCTCGTTTCCAAttatcttgtattgcttctggatgtcgacaagcttgttgcaccagatggctgAATCGTCgtgttcttccttctctccagcATAGCAAAGGTGGAGTCGGCGATGCCGATGAAACGgacgaatgctccagaacctctGATGGCCCTACAACGATGGTAGACGAGAACCTCGTTCCGCACGCATACCTAGACAACGACGATCCTTTGGTCCCTTAATGAAAataagcatcttaattatgttcatggcaagcacgcaaggacagtagaaattttaaaacatcagcaatgcttcatgttaccggaagcattacgatcaacaatgacattcgtcaaatatgggattactttaatggtggcattgcttatTTACCAGATACAGTAAATCATCAgtagctaaagagttggtttaagggcatggggcCGTGGGGACAGTAGGGCACTCAACTGCGTAAAgaagcaacttacttatcatactggggaaacaACAGGAGTACCATTTAtaacacagtttaattgcatcatatcactggaggcattagattaacaataacactagttagacatgtccttaaggtaacagtgtgatcgcttcattttacatgcgcccttacattaacaacaacaaaaggttggtataaggacatgcgacagtggacgcatcagcacaatgtacctacaaggaggcataaagtggtgatgccgagtttgttcatgctctgtgagggcagcaaatctaatcctggagaccttttactatgtgaggacatcaaatctaatcctggagaccttttactatgtgagggcagcaaatctaatcctggagaccttttactatgtgatgacagcaaatctaatcctggagaccttttacttgtgagggcagcaaatctaatcatggacatactctgttgacttgtctaccagccgccactttctatccatttttcaaccaataatagatctgttcatTATCTTGTTTGTACCCTTTTCCCTTTacttcccttttcaaccaagagaccggttgggtatccagtctctactactttccccctgttatttcctctttgaatcaagtactagattcatgctacgactcccccctttcttcgttgtttgaaccaagtcctagattcaactgcatgaagtagctttacctgcAATAATattaaaaatttaggtggctttggaagagctaaTGGAAGTAGAAAAatatgcacatgcagacacgtggggagctggggcagtagagtaAGGCCTCTTttgaagaacttatacctgagggtcatcgggatgtcaacggcggcaggtcggatctgcgcaCAATACGAcagtgaggaagaagggtcggaggacctcccgagccggcgatGTGTTGGAGAGAACGGCATGGGCAGAGGATCTGGACCCgccggcagctgtgggtttcctccctcgacgctgatgaccgcgtgaacgatgcacctagtCATCTACACACTCTGGCCgaagggatccggccggatctgtgaccagcgatgagcagagagaaaatgtggctaccgctgtcttgtttagaTCTGAAGAGGATAATAGAATGAAATCTGAAGAGGATAATAGAATGAAGAGAgaaaccctagtaaagcaagcgctcagtgtgtgtgtgtctatatatatatattagccGGTCTAATTTTTTAATCGTTTATCCGGTACTGTTTTTccggtactgttttcgctctaattttttaatcgtttatcggaacgaggcgtataatataccgttgaaaagctattGATTAGGCGCAACTTCGCCATGTTGAACAATTTTCGAGATTCCTCTCGGTTTAAGAGTAGTTTCAAAAATGGTGTGGCGCATGACGAGTGGCAGCGAGCGTATTTTCGTGATTTTTTTCTAAACCGCTCATCGGAATAAGGCAAATGATACGCGTTTGAAAGATATCGTCGAGGAGCATCTTTTTCATATCTATTATTTTCTCTAATTCGTTACGGTTCAAGAGCAGTTTCAGATTTACTAAATCGCAGAATTCTGATTTTTGAAATTTTTGCaattttcggtactgtttttACTCTAGTTTTTGAACCGTTTGTCAAAACGAGGCGTGTAATATGTCGTTGGAAAGCTATGAACAaggcgcaactttcatatgtaTAAATGATTTTGAGATTCCTTACAGTTTTAAGTTACTTTTGAAAATCATGCGGCGGGCGACGAGTGGCAGCGGCCGTTTTTCGCGAAATTTTTACAAACCGGTTGTCGAAATAATTCAAATGATATGCCGTTGAAAAGATATCGACGAggcgcaactttttcatgtagaacactaTCTCTAATTCCTTACtgtttaagagcagttttaaaaTTGTTGAAAtgcggacactctgtttttcacgaCATCTAAATAGAAAACCGCACTGCTTCGGACTAAAATCCGCACTACAACATGAGTAGATGAAACTGCATTCTTATTACTTTTTGCTaatattttttctttttataATTTTATCTCAGCTGCCAAACCGAGTGTAGTGAACGGCACGCGAGGACGAAGTGCACGGCAAGTGCCGATGCATATTTTTGTTATAGTTTCTTCTCAACTGCTTGGCCGAATGCAGTGAACCGCACGGAGGACGAAGTGTACTGCAAGTGTCGACACAATTCACTTTTTTTTCAACACACGACGCCGCACAAGAATGAGTGCAGTTTGCATCCGAAGATGTGAACCACGCCTCAAATAAAAAACTATCTGCACGCATTTTTTCATCATTTTCTGACTTTTTTCAAGTCATCTAGACTACACGGTCCATTTTTTACAAAGAAAACCACCAAGGTTTTTTAACAGTGAAAACTGCATCATGCTTTCAACAAACTCTTTTTAGAAAACAGGTCAAAAAATAAAATACAACAAAAAACTTCAAACACGAGCCACGTGAGCCGCAAGGAGTGCACCAACGGACTGTATCAATTTTACATACCTTTACATTTTTTTCTCGCACATTCAAGAAAAAAGTGAAAATAAATAAAATGATTTTCTTTCTTCTGTAGGTCCCCGGTGAACTGCATGTTCACGCCCGCACGACGGACAAACCTTCACGCACCCAAGGAGAAGAAAACCTCGAGGCGCACTGCAGCACCGGGGCTAGCGAACCCCATCGAGAAGTGGAGCGAACTGCACCCGCGAGGCCACACGGCCATTGTCCTTGCAGTCGGCCGGGAGCAGGTCGCCGTCGAACGCCCCTGTTTGATGCCTTCCCTTCCAAGAATTGCACAAACAAAATATcagtaaaagaaaacaaaagagtGTGTGCGCTTGACGTGGGGCTGATAATACAGATTATCTAAGAAGAGTGTGCTTAGTCTAAACAAAACAAAAGAGTGTAGTTTAGCCACGAACAAGTTGGCCCATGCTTCACAAGTCCAAGGGGCTAGCAGCCTAGCAATGCATGCACGTAACCTTTATACAGGCTTGGGTTCCACATCTTTTGTGAGAATTTATTTGAATCGTTGATGTGGCTGTAACTGAATCCAATATCCGAAACTGAGCAACTACCTATCGTGTTCATGTTTAGTCTGAACTCCCATCCCCTTCTGAGGTGACAACACTACCCAGTCTGAAGAACTCCTTGTATTTTTACCTCTTTTCTATCAGCCAGACGCAATCGGTTCCATATGTTCCTAGTCTAGCCGCAGAAAACATAGGCATAAAAATGATGGATGGCGTTAACAGAGTATGTGAGCATCAAATCTGAAAAAACTGAAGATGATAACTCAGGCAAGAAACAAAACAGGGAGATGTCCAAGGAGCTCACCGGGGACCAAGCTTTTGTTGCCATTGTTGTCGAATACAACAGCAAACTGCACGGACAAGAGCACCGAGCTGCACCACTCAGACACGCGCGCGGCCTTGTACTGCTTTCCCGCGCCGCCGGAACCGCGTGCAATGAGCTAGCGAGCTGCATGTTCCGCGGACACTGGACTACACCACTAGGACGCAGGCGTGGCCATGTACTGCTTGTCGGCACAGCCAGAATCGCGCACCATGACCAGCGAGCTGCACGGCTACGTCGCTGCATGTCGTCCTATTTTTTTGCACGCCTTGCCGGTGTTGTTCCCCAGTAGTTAACTGCACTACACTACAGACTTTACTGCAAAACTGAAGATTCTATGGTTGCTAATGGTTCTAAACTTCTCAAGTGCCTCCATACTTCAGCGACGACCCAACCGAGCTGCAACCGAGAGAACCTGCACTTGTGGCCATGATGTGGAAACAAAACTGAACAAACACTAGGTGGAGGCGCAGTTCCATCGAGGCAGAGTAGAGCTGCACGCCGCGCGGGGGACGAGCTGCACGCCTGCGAGAAACGAACAGCAGAACGCGTGACCAAGTGTTGGGGGCGCACTGCACTGCATGCCAGATCCGTCAGCACTGCACGCCAGCAGCGCGGGCACTGCACTAGATGGAGGAGCGCACAACAGCACGCACTGGATCCAGCAGCAGGGAGGCtggggaggggagggaggggtGTCCGCCGCCTATCAGTAGGAGAAAGGTGCGGGGGCAGCCGATCCATGGGGGTCGGGGCCGACCACAGCGGCGTAGCAGGGAGGTCGTGGCCGAGCCATGGCGCACTTACGTAGTAGGAGGTCGTCGGGGTAGGGGGCGAGCCATGGCGGGGCGGCcagatctcgccggatccggcagGGCAGCGGCGGTTGGAGGTAGCCGGGTCACCCGAGCGGCCGGATCTCACCGGATTCGGCAGGGCGGCGACGGTTGGAGGTAGCCAGGTCGCCTTGGGTGGTGATGAAcagagcggcggcggcgcgcaggTTGGTGTGGACGGCGGCACGCGCGGATGCTGGTGGTTGAGCGGCGGCGCTGGTTGCGCCAGGTGTTGGAGGTGGCTGGGTCGGACGGCGGCACGGCGCTTGGCGGCCCCGGCGGCAGAAGGCAGTGGAGGTCGGGGGTGGGGCGGGAggaaggtggtggtggtgggggtggGGCGGCAGAAGGTCGTGGGGAGTGAGAGGAACCGAGGAAGAAGGCGGCCAGGTGGGGACTTTTTTCTGGTAGATGGAGTTCGGTTAAGGGCGGGCAGTCGTTTTCCTAGCAGAATAAGTTCGGTGTTATTAGAATAAGGTCTTAAGGGGTGTTATTATAATAAACCCATCCTATATATGTAGTGATTATCTTTTTCTCTCTGTAATAAGTGTTTTAATTTGTGTATGtagcattaaagaaaagaaattcTATATTTAACATGACTAACTGTatgactcctacttactactactCCCTGGCTCTCCATTCATTaaacaaccccacgggtgaataaacatataGTACTAGTATTTATATAGAACAAACAAGCTCAAACTACTTTGGCTTTGAGATATCGACGGTACATTTTGACCACATTGCATCAATGGACTCAGTACTTTGAAGTAACCTATATGTATAAACACATGCACAGTTTACATTCCGAATCGCTAGCTCGAGCTTGAATCGTATTTGTTTACATGTAGTACCACATTTTTTCTTTTGGTTTTCTACTCCATGGTGCAATTCATCGATATAAAATTATACAGTACTATgagtagttaaaagttgagggcggggcttttcctgggTTGTACGCGCGGTAGTTTTCGCGTAGGCGGTTTGACAGAGAGCCGAGGAGGGGTGAGGGAGTAGCGGAGtgaacttactgctggaaaggtaGGGCTGTGCGATTTGACGACGCGTTACTTCTGGAAAAGACGGGGTCTTCTGATATGACTACTCACTATAGTCATGAATTACTGCGCTACGCCCGGGGTGATGCCCCCTTCCGTTCCCCACTCTAATCTGGTGCATGACATGTCGACCCGGATGCTGGCactcccacatgtcggcgaagtACGTAATAAGGAGCAAAGAATCATGGGGTATATATAGTGTatatactagtactactactcaCGTTAGACGAGTGCGAACCACGGCAGACCAGTGAACCAGCAGGCAATAGTCCATAGAAAATAATGTGGTGATATGGACATaaaaaacaacatgctacatTCCAGTCTGTAGCATGTATAGTACTACCCCTCTTCCTCCTGGTCTCGGTTCATCGCCATCATACTTTCCCCATTCCTATGTTTTCAGTATGCTGTGAATCAAAGAGGACCTTAGACTGGTTTAGGTCTGGTTGTTTTTTTATAAATGTGTTATGTCCAAAATTTAATGAGCATGCTCCGGTTTCTATGAAAATAATCCGGTTTGCTTGTAGTAATTCATGAGGTATGAAATGTAAAGTATGCCGGCATGGTTGCATATGCTTCGAGTCATGCATGCACTATGACCCAGATGATTTGTGTCCCATGTGTCAGCAAAAGGGAGCACGTGGAAATAGCCTTGGAGTACATATAGGAGGATAAATGCATGAACAAATATGTACTACTATGAAGCGTAGCTGCGGTTTGAAAAGGAGACCTAAAGTGATGGCAGGTATAGGTCGCACGCACCCCTAGTGCTACTAGACGTACGACTAGTTTTTCCCTAAAAAAAGAGGTACATGTACTCAGTACTCCTATTCTATCAACACGACTCCCATCTGACAACAgcgtccgtgctacagctagctctTCTCCCTCATTTCTCTCTTCTAAATTCTAACTTAGCCgacgcgcggtgggcggggtggggatTTGCCGATGGTCGGTCTGCTCAACTGCGGCCCCACCTCACAGTGAAAATGTTACGACTGGAATAAAAATACCATACACAAATAAAACATTAAGGCCATGAGGCGATACAGTGCTGGTTACAGGAGGCGAGAAGAAAGACGCATCCGTCGACGACATCCACCTCCTCGACTCAAGGTGCCGGCCCACCGAACGGCGGCTAAGTAGCAGCGGCTTTCGTGGCCAGGTcgacgtgcttctgaacaatggcGTCCAAAGATTCTAGCCGCTGGAAGAAGGCCAACGTCTTTTTGTCCTCGCTGGCCTTGTAGTGGCCTATGTAGACGATTTCCTCGTAGACGTGGATGTGCAGGTCGACGGTTTCTTGCAAGGCTAGGTGTTGcgtgctacctcttttagcactgcgttggttttccccgaagaggaagggatgatgcagcaaagtagcataagtatttccctcagtttttgagaaccaaggtatcattccagtaggaggctatacgcaagtccc contains:
- the LOC125536103 gene encoding phosphatidylinositol 3,4,5-trisphosphate 5-phosphatase 2-like, with the translated sequence MPAPNTPTQATVSWPDVLEELVNNSVILDGHRTLMKAVMQGVRSSQSGLNDVAQGLLTGFEASSVATTANVAALEEIDRKLKLCDKELDLVNRWLDEAQAAAPKVESLKEALKKAEAAAAAKKMVANEAVAELEKAKLVGEQHEAGITEVQVELHDASKKLEALEKGKEEQSSQLGRSPRRGGLTRQVSGKSSAKSGKRLPALNRTPSTRKKSPPGRLLPRFLSLPTTFCRPTPTTTTFLPPHPRPPLPSAAGAAKRRAAVRPSHLQHLAQPAPPLNHQHPRVPPSTPTCAPPPLCSSPPKATWLPPTVAALPNPVRSGRSGDPATSNRRCPAGSGEIWPPRHGSPPTPTTSYYVSAPWLGHDLPATPLWSAPTPMDRLPPHLSPTDRRRTPLPPLPSLPAAGSSACCCALLHLVQCPRCWRAVLTDLACSAVRPQHLVTRSAVRFSQACSSSPARRAALLCLDGTAPPPSVCSVLFPHHGHKCRFSRLQLGWVVAEVWRHLRSLEPLATIESSVLQ